GCAGGCCGTGATAGGCGATCAGCCCGCCCATGGCCTGCGCCCACGAGGTGAAGTTCCTCATCCGGCGCGTGGTGTCCTTCTCGGCCCCGTCCGCGATCCACGCGCGGGCGAGGATGAGCAGGCTCCTGAGCAGGTCGGCCCGGTTGGCCTCCTCGCCGAGCCACGACCAAAGGTCGTCGATGGCGAACCCGGATCGTTCCTCGGGCCGCTCCATGCGCGGGTCGAGGCGGGTCAGGACCGACCGGGACGCGACGTCCCCGCCGACCGAGAGGTTGTTGCCGGTGGCGGCCCACAGCCGATCATTCAGCGCGGTGAACATGTTGGACGCCCCGAGGATGCGCTCGCTCCACTTGGTGGACGTGAGCAGCATGGACAGCGAGCCGTGGCTGATGGTGTCGAACGGCTCGACGTTGTCGAACACGATCACCGGCTCGGACGTGTCCTGGAACAAGGACGTGATCTTCTTCTTGAATTCCTCCTCGCGCCGGACCCACGGCGTCATGTGGATGCCGTACGCAGCTTTCATGATCTCCGTGAGCAGGGACTTGCCGGACCCGCGCGTCGCCGCGCTGATCAGGATGAACGGGGGAAGCCCGCCGATGAACCGGCGCAGGATCGGCGTCATGAGCGCGGCGAAGTAGTTCGCCTTGCTCGCGTCCGAGTCCCAGCAGAAATCGGTCAGGACGTAGTCGAAGACGAACATCCGCGCCTCGGACACCTCGGCCAGCGTGGGCTGGTCGGGGATGGGGCCGACCGCCAGCGCGGGCTGGTAGTAGAGGCGGGTCGCCGAGTCGTAGCCGGGCGTCGCCAGGACGGTGCCGTCCGGCCGGATGATCGGCATGCCGATGACCCCGGCCAGCAGGTTGAGGCCCGGCCAAGACGTCCGGGACAGGACCGCGCGACCGGTGGACACGGCGGGCAGGCCCGACGTCTCGATGGTCTTGGACCCGGCCTCGGTCTTGATGGTCTTGGACCGGTAGCAGTAGGTGTGCTCGGCGAGCAGCAGCCTCAACCGGTCGGCGTCCACGGGTCGGATGACCAGGCGCGGACCCTCGCCGTCGTCGATCTCGCAGACCTCGCACACCTCGCCGCTACGGACGTACACGTCGGGGATGACGTTGGTGTTGATGGCCTTGACGATGGCGTTGACGGCCTCGTCCTCGTGGGTGATGTCGATGCGATGCCGCAGGTCTGCGGGGATCGCCTCGCCGCCCTCAGCGAACGCGGATCGCGTGATGTCCTCGGCGGTGATCGTCATCGAACCCCCCTGATGTACCGGGGCTTGCGCAGGCCAGCACCGAGGCCGGACGCGATGGTCGCTTCCACGGCGCGCGGCCCGTCCTCGGCGATGAGCCCGACCGCGTCAGCGGCGGCACGGAGGGCAGCCTCGGCCGTGGCCTGGTTGAGCACGTATGCGCCCACGAGCCGCCCGAGCGCGTACGCCGACCGGTTGAGCTGGTCGTTCCGGCCGGGCACCCCGGGCCCTCCCTTGGGAGTGTCGAGGATGCGCTGAACCTCGCCCTGCACGGCGGCGGCGACGTACTTGTTGTCCACCGCGGGCATGGGCCCGAGCGGCTTGGTCGTGTTCTCCTGCGGCGGGTCGAGCAGGTCGGCCAGCCACGAGGGGAGGATCTGCACGGGCATGTCCCGGACGACGACGTACGGCTTGCCGCCGACGATCGAGCCGGGGCCGATCAGGTAGCCACCGCCGTTGCCCCGGCCGGGGCCGCGCGTGTCGATGCCGAGGCCGATCCGGGACGTGGTGTTGCCGAACGTCCGCCCGGCCGGCGCCCAGTAGTAGAGGTGGAGCCCACCGCGAGGGGTCTGCACGGTGAAGGTCTTGGGCCAGGTCTGGCCGTGCTGCTCGCACAGCTCGGTGAACGACTCGACGCCGTCCGCCTCGCTGTGGTTGCGGTCGAGGTCGATGCCGACCATGCCGCTCGCCT
The nucleotide sequence above comes from Nonomuraea gerenzanensis. Encoded proteins:
- a CDS encoding bifunctional DNA primase/polymerase — encoded protein: MTPVSGATSGAMPIPDYFPDPLAVVERGLAVAPIPPGGRVPALKDWPNRCSNDRAVILQHWPNGSNICVGCKASGMVGIDLDRNHSEADGVESFTELCEQHGQTWPKTFTVQTPRGGLHLYYWAPAGRTFGNTTSRIGLGIDTRGPGRGNGGGYLIGPGSIVGGKPYVVVRDMPVQILPSWLADLLDPPQENTTKPLGPMPAVDNKYVAAAVQGEVQRILDTPKGGPGVPGRNDQLNRSAYALGRLVGAYVLNQATAEAALRAAADAVGLIAEDGPRAVEATIASGLGAGLRKPRYIRGVR